The following proteins are co-located in the Microbacterium immunditiarum genome:
- a CDS encoding N-acyl-D-amino-acid deacylase family protein has product MTDFDILIEGGEVVIGSPPTIERADVGVKDGRIGAVRSSLAGATADRRIDARDLLVSPGFIDPHSHTDWTVLINPAAQSTIRQGVTTEIVGNCGVTLAPVSPSSSTSISALLKSFGYTGTIGWLSLADLFDEIAGEGTSQNLAWFVGHSAIRDAAGVRGPRVDATQTRRMQRLLAESLDAGALGMSTGLEYGSGRDASTEELLALAQTLHTKGAGYASHIRNRDASIDAAVDEFFSIAHAADHLVQLSHLNVRAGTGAADGAWERAAQRVVDERQRGLRVLADFTPFSNGIGLAEGLMPGWFLTMSASERSDLLSSPEGRARLKDDTDRYWRFLQRGEWGRVSFSVAPGRPWYEGRQIDELAADLTLDPWDVFFDAVAAAGADLGALQLIGDLFTPEHMREAISHDHFLLGVDGYSTVTEGVLGERTRTHPLFYAGHVHYLAYHALSNRTLSIEDAIHKMSGRVADHFAIQDRGYIATGLFADLAVIDLRGLRSLDTTSHKGTYVDVVPYVLVNGVLTVDQRVHTGARAGRLLTR; this is encoded by the coding sequence ATGACGGACTTCGACATCTTGATCGAGGGAGGCGAGGTCGTCATTGGTTCCCCTCCAACAATTGAGCGAGCTGACGTAGGCGTCAAGGATGGACGTATCGGCGCCGTACGGTCTTCACTCGCAGGGGCAACAGCTGATCGAAGGATCGATGCGCGCGACCTTCTAGTCTCGCCGGGATTCATTGATCCTCACAGCCATACGGACTGGACCGTTCTCATCAACCCCGCCGCGCAAAGCACCATTCGTCAGGGCGTCACGACTGAGATCGTTGGCAACTGTGGCGTGACTTTGGCTCCTGTGTCCCCCTCGTCGAGCACAAGTATCTCGGCGCTACTCAAGTCGTTCGGCTACACCGGCACGATCGGATGGCTGAGTCTTGCTGATCTGTTCGATGAGATCGCCGGCGAAGGAACGAGTCAGAACCTGGCCTGGTTCGTCGGTCATTCAGCAATACGCGATGCCGCCGGTGTTCGCGGCCCTCGCGTGGATGCGACCCAGACAAGACGAATGCAGCGCCTGTTGGCCGAGTCTCTCGACGCCGGGGCACTGGGCATGTCGACCGGGCTCGAGTATGGATCTGGACGAGATGCCAGCACTGAGGAGCTCCTTGCCCTGGCTCAAACGCTGCATACGAAGGGCGCTGGCTACGCTAGCCACATTCGCAATCGGGACGCGAGTATTGACGCGGCCGTAGATGAGTTCTTCTCTATTGCTCATGCCGCCGACCATCTCGTGCAACTCTCACATCTGAATGTGAGAGCCGGCACCGGAGCAGCCGATGGAGCTTGGGAGCGCGCTGCTCAGCGGGTGGTTGATGAGCGACAACGAGGGTTGAGGGTCCTGGCCGACTTCACGCCCTTCTCGAACGGCATTGGGCTCGCAGAGGGACTCATGCCCGGATGGTTCCTCACCATGAGCGCGTCTGAACGAAGCGACCTGCTGAGTAGCCCCGAGGGACGTGCTCGATTGAAGGACGATACAGATCGCTACTGGAGGTTCCTGCAACGAGGAGAGTGGGGTCGGGTGTCGTTCAGCGTCGCGCCGGGTCGGCCTTGGTACGAAGGGCGGCAGATTGACGAGCTCGCAGCTGATCTGACCCTTGACCCTTGGGATGTGTTCTTCGATGCAGTTGCTGCGGCCGGTGCCGACCTCGGCGCCTTGCAACTCATTGGCGACTTGTTCACGCCGGAGCACATGCGGGAGGCCATCTCGCACGACCACTTCTTGCTCGGAGTCGATGGATACAGCACCGTCACGGAAGGCGTTCTGGGAGAACGCACGCGAACGCACCCCCTCTTCTACGCCGGGCACGTCCACTACCTCGCGTATCACGCCCTCTCCAACAGAACCCTGAGCATTGAAGACGCGATTCACAAGATGTCCGGTAGGGTCGCTGATCACTTTGCAATCCAGGATCGCGGCTACATCGCAACTGGACTCTTCGCTGACCTTGCGGTCATTGATCTTCGAGGTCTTCGCTCGCTCGACACGACTTCTCACAAGGG